One stretch of Rosistilla oblonga DNA includes these proteins:
- a CDS encoding peptidylprolyl isomerase yields MTTLKTKLHLHAAFRCMVFASTAAIALSVANTATSQQPAAAAATQNEVVAVVNGTSLSRKMLGEEALRRHGEDVLESMVNKYLILQACKQHNITITNKDVEDEIQRIAGKFGLSVDRYLQMLQQERKIAPSEYRRDIVWPMIALQTLVAKETQVTPEEFNKAFDSQYGESVKCRMIMVGKQQVAEQLHARASADPAQFGQLAKDFSEDEASASVRGMIPPVHRHTSDPKFEKVAFSLKPNEISAPFQIADQWIMLQCVKHLPAMHPPAQQIAAIRQQITDRIRDQKTRVSGTELFQKLQQQAQVVNVLSNPELRKQYPGAAALINGQQLTLAQVIAETLKRHGVEVLDGEINRTLLEQELKKMNIQITQEELNAEVARAAESYGFVTADGKPDVQKWLADVTSEQGVSQELYMQDAVWPSVALKKMVAGQVKISDEDLRKGFQSNFGERVEVLAIVLSDQKSAQQVWDMARANPTEEFFGQLAEQYSIEPVSQSNLGRVPPIRRHGGQPAVEDEAFRLQPGELSGIVATGERYIIMRCQGRTNPIVAEMDDQVRDQLVRDLTEKKTRIAMAEKFDELKTASQIDNYLAGTTQDGRLAAVPAAEKR; encoded by the coding sequence ATGACGACCCTGAAAACAAAATTACACCTCCACGCGGCGTTCCGCTGCATGGTTTTCGCGTCCACCGCGGCAATCGCTCTGTCGGTTGCTAACACTGCAACTTCGCAACAGCCTGCCGCAGCAGCGGCTACGCAAAACGAAGTGGTTGCGGTAGTCAACGGAACCTCGCTGTCCCGCAAGATGCTGGGCGAAGAGGCGTTGCGACGTCACGGTGAAGACGTTCTCGAAAGCATGGTCAACAAGTATTTGATCCTGCAGGCCTGCAAGCAGCACAACATTACGATCACCAACAAAGACGTCGAAGACGAGATCCAACGGATCGCTGGCAAGTTTGGCCTCTCGGTCGATCGCTATCTGCAAATGTTGCAACAGGAACGCAAGATCGCACCGTCGGAATATCGTCGCGATATCGTCTGGCCAATGATCGCCTTGCAAACCTTGGTCGCCAAAGAGACTCAGGTGACTCCCGAAGAATTCAACAAGGCGTTCGACAGCCAATACGGCGAGTCGGTGAAGTGCCGCATGATCATGGTCGGCAAGCAACAGGTCGCCGAACAACTGCACGCTCGCGCATCGGCTGATCCAGCGCAGTTTGGTCAGTTGGCCAAGGACTTCAGTGAAGACGAAGCGAGTGCAAGCGTGCGGGGCATGATCCCACCGGTTCATCGCCACACCAGCGACCCCAAGTTCGAAAAGGTTGCTTTTTCGCTGAAGCCAAACGAGATCTCCGCTCCGTTTCAGATCGCCGACCAGTGGATCATGTTGCAGTGCGTCAAGCACCTGCCAGCGATGCATCCACCAGCCCAGCAGATCGCTGCGATTCGCCAACAGATCACCGATCGGATTCGCGATCAGAAGACTCGCGTCTCGGGAACCGAGTTGTTTCAGAAGCTTCAACAGCAAGCTCAAGTTGTCAACGTTTTGTCAAACCCCGAATTGCGTAAGCAGTACCCTGGTGCGGCCGCGTTGATCAACGGGCAACAATTGACGTTGGCTCAAGTGATCGCAGAGACGCTGAAGCGACATGGCGTTGAAGTGCTCGACGGCGAAATCAATCGCACGCTGTTGGAGCAAGAGCTGAAGAAGATGAATATTCAAATCACCCAAGAAGAGTTGAATGCAGAAGTCGCTCGAGCTGCAGAGTCGTACGGTTTTGTCACCGCCGACGGAAAGCCCGACGTGCAGAAGTGGTTGGCTGACGTGACCAGTGAACAGGGTGTTAGCCAAGAACTATACATGCAAGACGCCGTTTGGCCGTCGGTCGCTTTGAAGAAGATGGTTGCCGGCCAGGTGAAGATTAGCGACGAAGATCTGCGAAAGGGTTTCCAGTCGAACTTTGGCGAACGCGTCGAAGTCTTGGCGATCGTGTTGTCGGATCAGAAGAGTGCTCAACAGGTTTGGGACATGGCTCGCGCCAATCCGACCGAAGAGTTCTTTGGCCAGCTGGCAGAACAGTATTCGATCGAGCCTGTTTCGCAAAGCAATCTCGGCCGCGTTCCGCCAATCCGCCGCCACGGTGGTCAACCAGCTGTCGAAGACGAAGCGTTCCGTCTGCAACCGGGTGAGCTGAGTGGTATCGTCGCGACTGGCGAACGCTACATCATCATGCGTTGTCAGGGCCGAACGAATCCGATCGTTGCCGAGATGGACGATCAGGTTCGCGACCAATTGGTCCGCGATCTGACCGAAAAGAAGACTCGGATCGCGATGGCCGAAAAGTTCGACGAACTGAAGACCGCCAGCCAGATCGACAACTACTTGGCAGGAACCACTCAGGACGGACGACTGGCTGCAGTGCCTGCGGCTGAGAAACGCTAG
- a CDS encoding aminotransferase class V-fold PLP-dependent enzyme has product MSNQPESDPNSLQSAPWQWWRAQMPIALRWAYFDHAAVAPLSEPAQLRMIAFADEAAQTATTLWPYWSKGVESFRSQVARWIGASATEIAMIPNTSHGINLVAEGFPWKSGDNVVTFAGEFPSNRLPWDNQKSKGVEVRTVECPGGEVSLDAIAAQIDDRTRIVAISWVGYASGYRVDLDALAELVHSRGALLFVDAIQAMGIYPIDVAKTPIDFLAADGHKWMLGPEGAGFAYIRSEHLDLLRCTHVGWHSVRNAADFQNAQLNLRPEAARFEAGSANMVGLLALAESAAMFEKVIEAHGQDAIANRVLETAETLIQRLERAGATVLNRWSGGNRSSIVVFDVPGVSPAEVRNIGLQQDVVLSCRGGGVRASVHVYNDDQDLDRLIRVVEEARAMPSA; this is encoded by the coding sequence ATGTCAAACCAACCTGAATCCGACCCCAATTCGCTCCAAAGTGCCCCTTGGCAGTGGTGGCGAGCCCAGATGCCGATCGCTTTGCGGTGGGCCTACTTCGATCATGCCGCGGTAGCTCCCCTTTCCGAACCGGCTCAATTGCGAATGATCGCCTTTGCCGACGAGGCGGCTCAGACAGCCACCACGCTGTGGCCCTATTGGTCCAAAGGGGTGGAGTCGTTCCGCAGCCAAGTAGCTCGTTGGATCGGCGCGTCGGCCACGGAAATCGCGATGATTCCCAACACCTCGCACGGGATCAACCTGGTCGCCGAAGGTTTTCCCTGGAAATCGGGGGACAATGTCGTCACTTTTGCTGGCGAATTCCCTTCGAATCGGCTCCCTTGGGACAACCAAAAGTCGAAAGGCGTGGAGGTGCGGACGGTCGAGTGTCCCGGCGGCGAAGTCTCGCTCGACGCGATAGCGGCTCAGATCGATGACCGCACCCGAATCGTGGCGATCAGCTGGGTCGGATATGCCTCGGGCTACCGCGTCGATCTCGATGCCCTCGCCGAATTAGTCCATTCCCGCGGGGCACTGCTGTTTGTCGACGCGATCCAAGCGATGGGGATCTACCCGATCGATGTCGCCAAAACGCCGATCGATTTCCTCGCTGCCGACGGACATAAATGGATGCTTGGTCCCGAAGGGGCGGGATTTGCTTACATCCGCAGCGAGCACTTAGATCTTCTGCGGTGTACGCACGTTGGGTGGCACAGCGTCCGCAACGCCGCCGACTTTCAGAATGCTCAGCTGAACCTGCGTCCCGAGGCGGCTCGTTTCGAAGCCGGATCGGCGAACATGGTCGGCCTGCTGGCACTCGCCGAAAGCGCAGCGATGTTCGAAAAAGTCATCGAGGCACATGGTCAGGACGCGATCGCAAACCGAGTCTTAGAGACGGCGGAGACGTTGATCCAGCGATTGGAGAGAGCGGGGGCAACGGTCTTGAACCGTTGGTCGGGCGGAAATCGCAGCAGCATCGTCGTGTTCGATGTTCCCGGGGTGTCGCCCGCCGAGGTCCGCAACATCGGCTTGCAGCAGGACGTTGTACTCAGCTGTCGCGGCGGCGGCGTGCGTGCCAGCGTTCACGTCTACAACGACGACCAGGATCTCGACCGCCTAATCCGTGTCGTCGAAGAGGCACGCGCGATGCCGTCGGCTTGA
- a CDS encoding redox-sensing transcriptional repressor Rex: MAAEPTQGDSSQELPSGIAINSSIPPATVARLILYARELSRLRREGESHVSSKLLGQLLSVSDAVVRRDVNHLGSMGQRGVGYEIGPLIGQIRQTMGTNLSWKVALIGAGSLGNALMRYRGFDEQGFQLVAAFDTDPAICSRNIGGIPVLPLEQLESTIVAEAVSLAILAVPVDAADAVAKRLAASGVVGILNFAPRTLPKFPGVCVVNVDLASELQQLSFAVVSQK, from the coding sequence ATGGCTGCTGAACCTACCCAAGGCGATAGTTCACAAGAACTGCCGTCGGGCATTGCAATCAATTCCTCAATCCCGCCAGCAACTGTGGCGAGATTGATCCTCTATGCGCGCGAACTGAGCCGTTTGCGACGCGAGGGGGAATCGCACGTCAGCAGCAAGTTGTTGGGCCAGTTGTTGTCGGTCAGCGATGCTGTCGTCCGCCGCGACGTCAACCATCTCGGATCCATGGGGCAGCGCGGTGTCGGCTATGAGATCGGCCCATTGATTGGCCAGATCCGCCAGACGATGGGGACCAACCTTTCCTGGAAGGTTGCGCTGATCGGAGCGGGCAGCTTGGGGAACGCCCTGATGCGATACCGCGGCTTCGACGAACAGGGCTTCCAATTGGTAGCCGCCTTCGATACCGATCCGGCGATCTGTTCCCGCAACATCGGGGGGATCCCGGTCCTGCCGCTGGAGCAGCTCGAGTCGACGATCGTCGCCGAAGCCGTTTCGCTAGCAATATTGGCGGTCCCTGTCGACGCAGCCGATGCGGTCGCCAAACGCTTGGCCGCCTCGGGAGTCGTCGGAATCTTAAACTTTGCTCCCCGAACACTGCCAAAGTTTCCCGGCGTCTGCGTCGTCAACGTCGACCTCGCCAGCGAGCTGCAACAGCTCTCTTTTGCTGTCGTCAGCCAAAAATAG
- a CDS encoding glycosyltransferase has translation MANDVLIDEHTHQATIATPHTDPASGSQTKAGSRRSSRVLRVLHVVNGQHFSGAERVQTHLARCLPENGITADFALLTPDRFPKHFDVESSQLFDMKMRNRWDIGAARRVAKLARDGNYQLLHAHTPRSAMIAAYASRQARRPWVYHVHSPAAADSTRPIQNRINAMTERFCLLSTSHQIAVSNSLRDHTIASGFDPSAVTTVHNGVPMIRPPRTEFPQVGGVWTLGIVALHRPRKGLETLLDAQRIVRDAGFDVRLRCVGPFETPAYEASIRSRIDQLQLGPDVEFTGFVDDIPAALAKLDAMVLPSLFGEGLPMVVLEAMAAAVPVIATRVEGTPEAISHDSEGLLAEAGNPVDLAAQIQRLVSGEVSWHDLAEAAAARHAAEFSDVAMARGVADVYRKVIDG, from the coding sequence GTGGCCAACGACGTATTAATCGACGAACACACTCACCAGGCAACGATTGCCACCCCGCATACCGATCCCGCCAGCGGTTCGCAAACCAAAGCCGGATCGCGACGGTCGAGTCGCGTTTTGCGGGTGCTGCACGTCGTCAATGGCCAGCATTTTTCAGGCGCCGAGCGTGTCCAGACCCACCTGGCTCGCTGCCTTCCCGAGAACGGCATCACCGCCGATTTTGCTCTGCTGACGCCCGATCGCTTCCCCAAACACTTCGATGTCGAATCGAGCCAATTGTTCGACATGAAGATGCGAAATCGCTGGGATATCGGTGCGGCGCGGCGAGTCGCCAAACTGGCTCGCGATGGCAATTACCAACTGTTGCACGCCCACACACCTCGGTCGGCGATGATCGCCGCATACGCTTCGCGTCAGGCGCGGCGACCTTGGGTCTACCATGTCCACAGCCCCGCCGCCGCCGATTCGACGCGTCCGATCCAAAACCGGATCAACGCGATGACCGAGCGATTTTGCCTGCTGTCGACATCCCATCAGATTGCGGTTTCCAACAGCTTGCGGGACCACACGATCGCCAGCGGCTTCGACCCGTCGGCCGTGACGACAGTCCACAACGGTGTCCCGATGATTCGTCCGCCGCGGACGGAATTCCCGCAGGTCGGCGGCGTCTGGACGCTTGGCATCGTCGCTCTCCATCGCCCGCGCAAGGGTCTCGAAACCTTGCTCGACGCACAACGAATCGTCCGCGACGCCGGCTTCGATGTCCGTTTGCGATGCGTTGGCCCATTCGAAACACCAGCCTACGAAGCGAGCATCCGGTCCAGGATCGACCAATTGCAACTGGGGCCCGACGTCGAATTCACCGGCTTTGTCGACGACATTCCCGCCGCCCTGGCAAAGTTGGACGCGATGGTCCTGCCGAGCTTGTTTGGCGAGGGCCTGCCGATGGTTGTGCTCGAAGCGATGGCCGCCGCAGTGCCGGTGATCGCGACTCGTGTCGAAGGAACTCCCGAAGCGATCAGCCACGACAGCGAAGGCCTTCTGGCTGAAGCTGGCAATCCAGTCGACCTGGCTGCTCAGATCCAACGGTTGGTTAGCGGAGAGGTCTCGTGGCATGACCTGGCCGAAGCCGCCGCTGCTCGCCACGCTGCGGAGTTCTCCGACGTCGCGATGGCCCGCGGCGTAGCCGATGTCTATCGCAAAGTCATCGACGGTTAG